One segment of Echeneis naucrates chromosome 15, fEcheNa1.1, whole genome shotgun sequence DNA contains the following:
- the zfp36l2 gene encoding mRNA decay activator protein ZFP36L2 isoform X2 — protein sequence MKEGARQATWGKEMSATVLSAFYDMDMLYKQEKGMNMNALHINSMLDKKAVGAPVTTPGSGGSFTPGFFRRNSTSNVEAMNNGNKYSMGSYGSLKENTPSSGNSSTGSSSATALMNKENKFRDRAYSENGDRGVLQQKPGSQINSTRYKTELCRPFEENGSCKYGEKCQFAHGYHELRSLSRHPKYKTEPCRTFHTIGFCPYGPRCHFIHNADERRPAPAANANVQAAEPRCGYGQRDVLPLQQQLGYTQRDRPRLHHSLSFSGFSTHHGLESPLLDSPTSRTPPPPASSSSSSSGGGSAATTAASCSSSSSFYEEVLSPNSVSCINSAFAFPGQDLKALLAPLAVHNPGGYANNHPAGAYYGSLQGGVCPPSPPPYNMSSLQALRRLSESPVFEPPPSPPDSLSDRESYASGSLSSPGSLSGSESPSLDAGRRLPIFSRLSISDD from the exons ATGAAAGAGGGAGCGCGACAAGCCACTTGGGGAAAAGAGATGTCTGCGACCGTCTTGTCAGCCTTCTACGACATGGACATGCTTTATAAG caggagaaaggCATGAACATGAACGCCCTGCACATAAACAGCATGCTGGACAAGAAAGCGGTGGGGGCTCCGGTCACGACTCCGGGCTCCGGCGGCTCCTTCACGCCGGGATTTTTCCGGAGAAACTCGACCAGCAACGTGGAAGCGATGAACAACGGCAACAAATACTCCATGGGCTCCTACGGAAGCCTGAAGGAGAACACGCCGAGCAGCGGTAACAGCTCCACCGGCAGCAGCAGCGCCACGGCGCTCATGAACAAGGAGAACAAGTTCCGCGACCGGGCCTACAGCGAGAACGGAGACCGGGGCGTGCTGCAGCAGAAGCCCGGCTCCCAGATCAACTCCACCCGCTACAAGACGGAGCTGTGCCGGCCCTTCGAGGAGAACGGGTCGTGCAAGTACGGGGAGAAATGTCAGTTCGCTCACGGCTACCACGAGTTGAGGAGCTTGTCCCGCCACCCGAAGTACAAAACCGAGCCGTGCCGCACCTTCCACACCATCGGCTTCTGCCCGTACGGGCCCCGGTGTCACTTTATCCACAACGCCGACGAGCGGCGGCCGGCTCCGGCGGCCAACGCCAACGTGCAGGCCGCGGAGCCCCGCTGCGGCTACGGCCAGCGGGACGTGCtgccgctgcagcagcagctcggcTACACCCAGAGGGACAGGCCGAGGCTCCACCACAGCCTCAGCTTCTCCGGCTTCTCCACCCACCACGGACTGGAGTCCCCGCTGCTCGACAGCCCCACGTCCCGGACCCCCCCGCCGccggccagcagcagcagcagcagcagcggcggcggcagcgCCGCCACCACGGccgcctcctgctcctcctcctccagcttctaCGAGGAGGTGCTCTCCCCCAACTCGGTGTCCTGCATCAACAGTGCCTTCGCTTTCCCCGGACAGGACTTAAAGGCCCTGCTGGCCCCCCTGGCCGTGCACAACCCCGGCGGGTACGCGAACAACCACCCGGCCGGTGCCTACTACGGAAGCCTGCAGGGCGGCGTGTGCCCGCCCTCCCCTCCGCCCTACAACATGAGCAGCCTGCAGGCGCTGCGCCGCCTCAGCGAGTCGCCGGTGTTCGAGCCTCCTCCCAGCCCGCCCGACTCGCTCTCTGACCGGGAGAGCTATGCGAGCGGGTCCCTCAGCTCTCCCGGCAGCCTCAGCGGCTCCGAGTCTCCGAGTCTGGACGCGGGGAGACGTTTGCCAATCTTCAGCAGGCTGTCGATTTCAGATGActaa
- the zfp36l2 gene encoding mRNA decay activator protein ZFP36L2 isoform X1, with translation MKEGARQATWGKEMSATVLSAFYDMDMLYKQQEKGMNMNALHINSMLDKKAVGAPVTTPGSGGSFTPGFFRRNSTSNVEAMNNGNKYSMGSYGSLKENTPSSGNSSTGSSSATALMNKENKFRDRAYSENGDRGVLQQKPGSQINSTRYKTELCRPFEENGSCKYGEKCQFAHGYHELRSLSRHPKYKTEPCRTFHTIGFCPYGPRCHFIHNADERRPAPAANANVQAAEPRCGYGQRDVLPLQQQLGYTQRDRPRLHHSLSFSGFSTHHGLESPLLDSPTSRTPPPPASSSSSSSGGGSAATTAASCSSSSSFYEEVLSPNSVSCINSAFAFPGQDLKALLAPLAVHNPGGYANNHPAGAYYGSLQGGVCPPSPPPYNMSSLQALRRLSESPVFEPPPSPPDSLSDRESYASGSLSSPGSLSGSESPSLDAGRRLPIFSRLSISDD, from the exons ATGAAAGAGGGAGCGCGACAAGCCACTTGGGGAAAAGAGATGTCTGCGACCGTCTTGTCAGCCTTCTACGACATGGACATGCTTTATAAG cagcaggagaaaggCATGAACATGAACGCCCTGCACATAAACAGCATGCTGGACAAGAAAGCGGTGGGGGCTCCGGTCACGACTCCGGGCTCCGGCGGCTCCTTCACGCCGGGATTTTTCCGGAGAAACTCGACCAGCAACGTGGAAGCGATGAACAACGGCAACAAATACTCCATGGGCTCCTACGGAAGCCTGAAGGAGAACACGCCGAGCAGCGGTAACAGCTCCACCGGCAGCAGCAGCGCCACGGCGCTCATGAACAAGGAGAACAAGTTCCGCGACCGGGCCTACAGCGAGAACGGAGACCGGGGCGTGCTGCAGCAGAAGCCCGGCTCCCAGATCAACTCCACCCGCTACAAGACGGAGCTGTGCCGGCCCTTCGAGGAGAACGGGTCGTGCAAGTACGGGGAGAAATGTCAGTTCGCTCACGGCTACCACGAGTTGAGGAGCTTGTCCCGCCACCCGAAGTACAAAACCGAGCCGTGCCGCACCTTCCACACCATCGGCTTCTGCCCGTACGGGCCCCGGTGTCACTTTATCCACAACGCCGACGAGCGGCGGCCGGCTCCGGCGGCCAACGCCAACGTGCAGGCCGCGGAGCCCCGCTGCGGCTACGGCCAGCGGGACGTGCtgccgctgcagcagcagctcggcTACACCCAGAGGGACAGGCCGAGGCTCCACCACAGCCTCAGCTTCTCCGGCTTCTCCACCCACCACGGACTGGAGTCCCCGCTGCTCGACAGCCCCACGTCCCGGACCCCCCCGCCGccggccagcagcagcagcagcagcagcggcggcggcagcgCCGCCACCACGGccgcctcctgctcctcctcctccagcttctaCGAGGAGGTGCTCTCCCCCAACTCGGTGTCCTGCATCAACAGTGCCTTCGCTTTCCCCGGACAGGACTTAAAGGCCCTGCTGGCCCCCCTGGCCGTGCACAACCCCGGCGGGTACGCGAACAACCACCCGGCCGGTGCCTACTACGGAAGCCTGCAGGGCGGCGTGTGCCCGCCCTCCCCTCCGCCCTACAACATGAGCAGCCTGCAGGCGCTGCGCCGCCTCAGCGAGTCGCCGGTGTTCGAGCCTCCTCCCAGCCCGCCCGACTCGCTCTCTGACCGGGAGAGCTATGCGAGCGGGTCCCTCAGCTCTCCCGGCAGCCTCAGCGGCTCCGAGTCTCCGAGTCTGGACGCGGGGAGACGTTTGCCAATCTTCAGCAGGCTGTCGATTTCAGATGActaa